The genomic segment CAGTATTAGCTAATGAACAAGTTGTTGATGGTGTTTGTGAAAGATGTAGTACTGAAGTTACAAAGAAAGATCTTACTCAATGGTTCTTTAAAATAACTGAGTACGGCGATGAATTACTTGATAAATTAGATGGTTTAGATTGGCCTGAAAAAACAAAGTCTATGCAAAAGCACTGGATTGGAAGATCTTATGGTGCAGAGGTTACTTTCAAAGTCAAGGATTCAGATTTGAAATTCGATGTATTTACTACAAGAGTTGATACTTTAAACGGTGTTACTTATGTAGTTTTAGCTCCTGAAAACAAACTAGTTGATGAGTTAACTCTTCCAGAGTATAAGGCTGCTGTTGAAGAATATAAGGAAGCTGCTGCAAAGCAATCTGAAATTGAAAGACAATCAGTTTCAAAAGAAAAGACAGGAGCATTCACAGGATCTTATGCCATTAACCCTATTAACGGAAAAATAGTTCCTATTTGGATTTCTGATTATGTATTGGCTACTTATGGTACAGGATGTGTTATGGCAGTTCCTGCTCATGATGAAAGAGATTTTGCTTTTGCAACAAAATTCAATTTACCAATCGAAAGAGTTATAACTGATAAAGAAAATACTAATCCAGACCTTCCATATTGCGAATATGGAGTACTTGTTAATTCAGGAAAATTCGATGGATTAACAACTGATGAGGCTAAAAAGAAAATCGTTGAAGAATTAGAAAAAGATGAATTAGGAGCAATGAAGAAAAACTTCAGATTAAGAGACTGGCTAGTTTCAAGACAAAGATATTGGGGTGCTCCAATTCCTGTTATATACTGTGATGATTGTGGAATAGTTCCAGTACCTGAAAAGGATCTTCCAGTGAAACTTCCTTACAATGTTGAATTTACGCCAGATGGTAAATCACCATTAGGTAAATGTGAGGATTTTGTAAATACAACTTGTCCTCATTGTGGGAAGCCTGCAAAGAGAGAAGCTGATACTTTAGATACTTTTGTATGTTCATCTTTTTACTATTTAAGATATGTAGACAATAAAAACGATGATGCACCTTTTGATTCTGAAAAAGTCAACAAAATGCTTCCTGTAGACAAATATGTTGGTGGACCAGAACATGCTTGCATGCATTTATTATATGCTAGATTCATAACAAAAGCTCTAAGAGATATGGGATATTTAAACTTTGATGAACCATTCTTAAGCTTAACTCACCAAGGATTGATATTAGGACCAGATGGACTTAAAATGAGTAAATCAAAAGGAAATACTATTTCTCCTGATGATTATATTAAAGAATATGGCGCTGACGTATTTAGAATGTATTTAATGTTTGGATTTGGTTATACTGAAGGTGGAGCTTGGAGCGACGATGGAATAAAATCTGTTGGCAAATTCGTGGATAGAATTGAAAGAATCCTTGAAAATTGCAGAAATATAATAAATTCAAATGAGAGCACTAAAGATTCTATTGATTCAGCTGAAAAAGAATTAAACTTCTGGAAACATAATACTATTAAAGGTGTTACTGAAGACGGAGATAAAATGCAATTTAACACTGCAATAGCAAGACTTATGGAGCTTACAAATGCTCTTAATAAGTACACTCAAGAAAATATTAAAAACGCAAACTTCTTAAAAGAAACTATAGTTGATTTCATAAAACTACTTGCACCATTTGCTCCTCACTTTGCTGAAGAGCAATGGAGCTTACTTGGAAATAATTCAACAATCTTTAATGAAAAATGGCCAGAATTTAATCCTGCTGCTTTAGTTAAAGATGAAGTCGAAATTGCAATCCAAATAAATGGTAAAATAAAGACTAAAATCATGGTAGCTTCTAATTTAGATGAAGAAGGTATAAAATCTGCTTCATTAGAAAATGAGACTATTAAAGAAAATACTGAAGGTAAAACTATAGTTAAAGTTATTGTAATTAAAGGAAGACTTGTTAATATAGTTGTAAAATAAAAAAGTGGCCACTTGGCCACTTTTTTATTTATGACTTTTCCTTATTCCTACTTATCCCCTTGCTTAACTATCAAAATTTATACTATTAAATATTCCTCCAATATCCTTAAGTGAATTAAATATTAAAGTCGGCTGTATTTCAGATTCCTTTAGATTTTTCATTTGAGTTTCCCCTGTCAAGACTAGAATTGTAACTGCCTTATTGCCTTTTCCTATAGCAATATCTGTATATAACCTATCTCCTACAAAGGCAACTTCTTCTTCTTTAAGTTTCATATTCTTAAGTATATAATTCAAAGTATAAGAAGACGGCTTACCAAAAAATGTAGGTTTCACTCCTGTAGATGCAGTAATCATTGAACATATAGATCCACAATCTGGCATAAAACCATTTTCTATAGGACAATTGAAATCTGGATTTACCGCCAAAAAAGTAGCTCCATTTCTAATAAAGTCACATGCTTTTGAAACATTTTTATAAGCTAATGAAGTATCAAATCCTGCTACTACCACCTCTGCATTTTCTCCTACTATATTAATATTGGAATTTACAAAATCTTTTTTTAAATATTCGTTACCTAAAACAAATACTCTTTTATTTTGAAATTCTCTTTTTATATAATCAATTATTACTTCATTAGATATCATCATCATGTCATCCTTTACGTCATAGCCCATATTAGTTATTTTATTTATATAAAATTCAGCATTTTTTGAAGAATTGTTTGTAAAGAATTTAAACTTTATATTATTTTCATCTAATATTCTTAGGAATTCTATAGATCCGTCTAATAATGTGTTACCTAGGTATACTGTTCCATCTAAATCAAGAATAAAACATTTTATCTTTTTTAATAATGTTCTCTCATCCTCTTTTATATCTAAATATTTATTTAACATGCTATGCCCTCTCAGCTAAATAATTTTTAATCTTATATGAAAATTCATCTAGTAAATCCAAATCACCTAAAAAACTTAAAATTGTATATCTCGGCCTAACCTCTTTAGCCATTACTGTTGCATCTAACATCGTTTTAATCTCAATTCCAACATCCTCTGGTTCAGCTGCTGCACCAACTTTTTTAAGAATAGCTTTTATTTCCCCTGCTGTCGGGATATCTTTAATAACATCTTTTATTTCATTAATGTTTTCTCTAATGCTGCTAATTCTTTCTAATCTACTTTCTATAGAATTCCTTTTTTCTTTTGCAGCTGTTTTGATAATTTCAGGTGCTGCTTTTCCATAAAATTGTTTAATATTTTTTTCCCATTGGTCTTGATCAAATAGCTTAGCTTTATTAATAGCTTGATCAAAATTAATTTCATATTCAGATAATATTTCACGTAATTTCGTAGTTATGATTGTAGATATTCCCACCTTTGTTCCATGAAGCACAGCTTTTTTACCTTCAAATAAAAACATCATTTCTAGATAATGAGCTAAATGATGTTCAGAACCTGAAGCTGGTCTTGAATTGCCAACAAAGCTCATAGCAATTCCAGTTAGAACTAATGCTTCCATTAGATTTTTTATTGCCGTTTCATCCCTATTTATCATTTTCTCTGAATTATCCATACATTTTTGTATAGAATCCTCTACCATTTTAACTGTTACATCGCAATAATATTCTTTATTTATAATCTTGCTAAGTTTCCAATCATTTAATGCAGAATACTTTCCAACAATATCTCCAAATCCAGCTAGAATCATTTCCATAGGTGCATCTTTCAATATATTAACATCTCCAATAATTGCTTTAGGCACATCAACTTGATAAGTAGTTTTAAGATTTTCAACTATTAATGCAGAACCATTTGATGCAAATCCATCCATAGATGGTGCAGTAGCCACAATAACTGATGAAATTTCTAGTTTACGACTAACAAATTTGCCTAAATCATTTAATGTACCTGAGCCTATTGTTAAAATAACATCTATATCTTTATCAAACTGCATAAATAGTTTACCTACAGCACTTTCATCCGGAACAAGATCATCCTCTGGTTCAAATATAAATTTTTTATACTCAAATTTTCCTTCTTTCAATGCAGCTTCAACTAGATTTCCAGCTGCTTTATAAGTATTTTTATCCGCTACAACTAATGCATTTTTAAATCCTAAATCTCTCAATATATCAGGCACTTTTTTAATTGCATTTTTTTCTATTAATACACGTTCTAAACCTATATTATGTGCTCTGCCACATGTGCATTTTAATCCACTTTTTAGAA from the Clostridium beijerinckii genome contains:
- the leuS gene encoding leucine--tRNA ligase, giving the protein MANYGTKIDEKWQKFWEENEVYKFNPENLDKKLYTLEMFSYPSGAQLHAGHWFNYGPTDSWARLKRMQGYNVFQPMGFDAFGLPAENYAIKTGIHPQDSTLKNIETMEKQLKSMGAMFNWENEVVTCLPDYYKWTQWLFLKLYEKGLAYRKKAPVNWCPSCNTVLANEQVVDGVCERCSTEVTKKDLTQWFFKITEYGDELLDKLDGLDWPEKTKSMQKHWIGRSYGAEVTFKVKDSDLKFDVFTTRVDTLNGVTYVVLAPENKLVDELTLPEYKAAVEEYKEAAAKQSEIERQSVSKEKTGAFTGSYAINPINGKIVPIWISDYVLATYGTGCVMAVPAHDERDFAFATKFNLPIERVITDKENTNPDLPYCEYGVLVNSGKFDGLTTDEAKKKIVEELEKDELGAMKKNFRLRDWLVSRQRYWGAPIPVIYCDDCGIVPVPEKDLPVKLPYNVEFTPDGKSPLGKCEDFVNTTCPHCGKPAKREADTLDTFVCSSFYYLRYVDNKNDDAPFDSEKVNKMLPVDKYVGGPEHACMHLLYARFITKALRDMGYLNFDEPFLSLTHQGLILGPDGLKMSKSKGNTISPDDYIKEYGADVFRMYLMFGFGYTEGGAWSDDGIKSVGKFVDRIERILENCRNIINSNESTKDSIDSAEKELNFWKHNTIKGVTEDGDKMQFNTAIARLMELTNALNKYTQENIKNANFLKETIVDFIKLLAPFAPHFAEEQWSLLGNNSTIFNEKWPEFNPAALVKDEVEIAIQINGKIKTKIMVASNLDEEGIKSASLENETIKENTEGKTIVKVIVIKGRLVNIVVK
- a CDS encoding HAD-IIA family hydrolase is translated as MLNKYLDIKEDERTLLKKIKCFILDLDGTVYLGNTLLDGSIEFLRILDENNIKFKFFTNNSSKNAEFYINKITNMGYDVKDDMMMISNEVIIDYIKREFQNKRVFVLGNEYLKKDFVNSNINIVGENAEVVVAGFDTSLAYKNVSKACDFIRNGATFLAVNPDFNCPIENGFMPDCGSICSMITASTGVKPTFFGKPSSYTLNYILKNMKLKEEEVAFVGDRLYTDIAIGKGNKAVTILVLTGETQMKNLKESEIQPTLIFNSLKDIGGIFNSINFDS
- a CDS encoding sn-glycerol-1-phosphate dehydrogenase; the encoded protein is MELNINNVSDLKIDDFLKSGLKCTCGRAHNIGLERVLIEKNAIKKVPDILRDLGFKNALVVADKNTYKAAGNLVEAALKEGKFEYKKFIFEPEDDLVPDESAVGKLFMQFDKDIDVILTIGSGTLNDLGKFVSRKLEISSVIVATAPSMDGFASNGSALIVENLKTTYQVDVPKAIIGDVNILKDAPMEMILAGFGDIVGKYSALNDWKLSKIINKEYYCDVTVKMVEDSIQKCMDNSEKMINRDETAIKNLMEALVLTGIAMSFVGNSRPASGSEHHLAHYLEMMFLFEGKKAVLHGTKVGISTIITTKLREILSEYEINFDQAINKAKLFDQDQWEKNIKQFYGKAAPEIIKTAAKEKRNSIESRLERISSIRENINEIKDVIKDIPTAGEIKAILKKVGAAAEPEDVGIEIKTMLDATVMAKEVRPRYTILSFLGDLDLLDEFSYKIKNYLAERA